Proteins encoded within one genomic window of Halocatena marina:
- a CDS encoding polyprenyl synthetase family protein, translating to MEYLQTRRDRVEERLETVLDGVAPSELASEVRHVSLAGGKRVRPTVTVLACEAAGGTVEDALDFAVGVELVHNASLVIDDIIDEADLRRGVASAWAEFGYGPAIIASDGLLGEAFFLFSSDERAMQVVAEAMVELGEGEATELVARPETEAEYMVLARRKTGALFRAAAELGAIAAAADPYTVEAFGRYAERVGVAFQIRDDVLDATAETEALGKPTGQDAAMERPSIVQIAELSPEEANQRAREQADAALDALATADAGSNQNQNQSQNQSQNENQQALEYLRDLAEFVVVRER from the coding sequence ATGGAGTATCTGCAAACCCGCCGAGACCGCGTCGAGGAACGGTTGGAAACGGTGCTCGACGGCGTGGCTCCAAGCGAACTCGCTTCGGAGGTACGACACGTTTCTTTGGCGGGGGGCAAGCGTGTCCGACCCACCGTAACTGTTCTCGCCTGCGAAGCCGCCGGAGGAACGGTCGAGGATGCACTCGATTTTGCGGTCGGGGTCGAACTCGTCCACAACGCCTCGCTCGTCATCGACGACATCATCGATGAGGCAGATCTCCGGCGAGGCGTCGCAAGCGCGTGGGCCGAATTCGGCTACGGACCAGCGATCATCGCAAGCGATGGGTTGCTCGGTGAGGCGTTCTTCCTCTTTTCAAGCGACGAACGGGCCATGCAGGTTGTCGCAGAGGCAATGGTCGAGCTCGGAGAGGGAGAGGCGACGGAACTCGTTGCCCGTCCCGAAACAGAAGCAGAGTATATGGTACTCGCCCGCCGGAAAACCGGCGCACTGTTTCGTGCCGCTGCTGAGCTCGGAGCCATAGCCGCGGCCGCTGACCCCTACACCGTCGAAGCGTTCGGCCGATACGCAGAACGGGTCGGAGTTGCCTTCCAAATACGCGACGACGTACTCGATGCCACCGCCGAAACGGAAGCGCTGGGAAAACCAACCGGACAGGACGCAGCGATGGAACGCCCCTCGATCGTCCAAATCGCCGAACTCTCACCCGAAGAGGCGAACCAACGCGCGCGCGAACAGGCTGACGCTGCCCTCGACGCACTCGCAACAGCCGACGCAGGGAGCAACCAAAACCAAAACCAAAGTCAAAACCAAAGTCAAAACGAGAATCAACAAGCGCTCGAATACCTCCGCGATCTCGCGGAGTTCGTCGTTGTCCGCGAGCGGTAA
- a CDS encoding UbiA family prenyltransferase, with protein MAIARHGTGALATLRALASQVHPVFMLPAVAASVFGSILAREVTLTLAVLHAVVVFCELYTAHIKDGYVDFYVRDEDDDHPLTAHGCHIALIGASALVFSGLALIFLAVGPVAALLTLPGWLIAYFHAPQLDSNPMTTTMGYPLGIAFTLVSGYYVQAGSLSTTVVAFGVVFLVILSGIKVIDDAKDYQYDRSIDKRTAAVALGRDRARQSAFALMTVGLAVVVVLAVLGVFPTSSIVAVVAFAAIATVTRRMDAKHTTMILIRGSYVFLALLVAAVWFRPLT; from the coding sequence ATGGCAATCGCACGCCACGGTACTGGGGCGTTGGCAACGCTCCGCGCTCTCGCTTCACAGGTGCATCCAGTATTCATGTTACCTGCAGTTGCCGCGAGCGTGTTTGGTTCGATCCTTGCTCGGGAGGTCACACTTACCCTCGCGGTGCTCCACGCCGTTGTCGTCTTCTGTGAACTCTACACCGCGCATATCAAAGACGGCTACGTCGATTTTTACGTTCGTGATGAGGATGACGATCACCCGTTAACTGCCCACGGTTGCCACATTGCTCTCATCGGTGCATCGGCGCTCGTTTTTTCGGGATTGGCGCTCATCTTCCTCGCTGTCGGCCCAGTCGCTGCGCTTCTTACACTTCCCGGGTGGCTCATCGCCTACTTCCACGCTCCACAACTCGATTCGAATCCTATGACGACCACGATGGGCTATCCACTCGGTATCGCCTTCACCCTCGTGAGCGGCTACTACGTGCAAGCAGGATCACTTTCGACGACCGTGGTCGCGTTCGGCGTGGTGTTCCTCGTGATTCTCTCAGGGATCAAAGTCATCGACGACGCGAAAGATTACCAGTACGACCGTTCCATCGACAAACGAACCGCTGCAGTCGCTCTTGGCCGTGACCGTGCACGACAGAGCGCCTTTGCGCTCATGACCGTCGGTCTCGCTGTTGTCGTCGTATTGGCTGTGCTAGGGGTCTTTCCGACCAGCAGCATCGTCGCTGTCGTCGCGTTCGCTGCTATCGCTACCGTCACCAGACGAATGGATGCAAAACACACGACAATGATTCTGATCCGCGGCTCGTACGTCTTCCTTGCACTGCTCGTCGCAGCAGTCTGGTTCCGTCCGTTGACGTAG
- a CDS encoding ATP-binding protein, which yields MPDIGDFTGFQQDDTENGNTNNTTQTGTDSTDTTSDADDFDRMDVSLVGSDQGIGILSASEGLRIDEEVDNTSLHAYITVENRRSVRIGTYLIASYPDGERLFARITALEYAQEFRSDDANEIHARRAMRSQGIDEHDYKFIATLEPVAVLYEEGGELKRRMTDRVPVPETIVRSATDTEEIKTGLKIPDDGIFLGHLAVGGQRVKTAAQPPTIDYRLKDDYDAGDPLVFRHTLIAGGTGSGKTHGAKNILRQYLGRRYEMDDGRSPQMAVVQFDPQDEYAQMHDDNADLDADTARQYEREGIAHGGHDDTIAFVPNVGNASYAANHHRAEQVEFTIPFSMVKDNKWLVARGGLNDNQYNAITELLDRFFRQYGDAGTYKDFRSFLSPGLREELSESGQIHEATFNAVLRRTGGFSDLFDQDATPVTDLIHELVRPGGLTVVPTYHLNSSRNKETIVLALSSLLVDQKLSNDPKYERIEETPLIVGMDEAHNFLTDAESAQARKVIGKFTEAAKQGRKERLGLFLITQDPQDIADPVFKQVNTTVVLNLGDEDAIQSVNIPSTLESKVPYMEKGQMVVYSPDNSEPVEIIGLSNCVTRHGRE from the coding sequence ATGCCTGATATTGGGGATTTCACTGGATTTCAACAAGATGATACCGAGAATGGAAACACGAATAACACCACTCAAACTGGTACCGATAGTACAGACACCACTTCCGATGCGGACGATTTCGATCGGATGGACGTCTCACTCGTCGGGAGCGACCAAGGGATCGGCATTCTCTCGGCGTCGGAAGGGCTACGCATCGACGAGGAAGTCGATAATACGAGCCTCCATGCGTACATCACCGTCGAGAATCGACGGTCGGTCCGCATCGGCACGTATTTGATCGCATCGTATCCTGATGGTGAGCGATTGTTCGCGCGCATTACGGCACTCGAATACGCACAGGAGTTTCGTTCAGACGATGCGAACGAGATTCACGCGCGCCGCGCGATGCGCTCTCAAGGGATCGACGAGCACGACTACAAGTTCATTGCCACGCTCGAACCCGTCGCAGTGTTGTACGAAGAGGGTGGCGAGCTAAAGCGCCGAATGACAGACCGCGTACCAGTCCCTGAGACGATTGTTCGGTCTGCGACGGACACCGAGGAGATCAAGACGGGACTGAAAATACCTGATGACGGGATCTTTCTCGGTCATCTTGCAGTTGGCGGCCAGAGGGTGAAGACGGCTGCTCAGCCACCGACCATCGATTACCGGCTGAAAGACGACTACGATGCGGGTGATCCGCTCGTGTTCCGCCATACGCTCATCGCCGGAGGTACCGGCTCCGGGAAAACACACGGCGCAAAGAACATTCTCCGCCAGTATCTCGGTCGCCGGTACGAAATGGACGACGGTCGGTCGCCCCAGATGGCGGTCGTTCAGTTCGATCCACAAGACGAGTACGCACAGATGCATGACGACAACGCGGACCTTGATGCCGATACTGCTCGGCAGTACGAGCGTGAGGGGATCGCGCATGGAGGACACGACGACACCATCGCGTTCGTCCCGAACGTCGGAAACGCAAGCTACGCGGCGAATCACCACCGGGCCGAACAGGTCGAGTTTACCATCCCGTTCTCGATGGTCAAAGACAACAAGTGGCTCGTTGCGCGCGGCGGATTGAACGACAATCAGTACAACGCGATCACTGAGCTGCTCGATCGATTCTTCCGGCAGTACGGTGATGCTGGGACCTACAAGGATTTTCGCTCCTTCCTCAGTCCCGGGTTGCGCGAGGAACTTTCTGAAAGCGGTCAGATCCACGAGGCCACGTTCAACGCGGTTCTCCGGCGTACTGGCGGCTTTTCAGATCTCTTCGACCAAGACGCCACACCCGTCACCGACTTGATTCACGAGCTCGTCCGTCCGGGTGGACTGACGGTTGTCCCGACGTACCACCTCAACAGCTCACGAAACAAGGAGACGATCGTGCTCGCGCTGTCGAGTCTCCTCGTCGATCAGAAGCTTTCGAACGATCCGAAGTACGAGCGTATCGAAGAAACGCCGCTCATCGTGGGTATGGACGAGGCGCACAATTTCCTCACCGACGCCGAGAGCGCACAAGCGCGAAAGGTCATCGGGAAGTTCACAGAAGCCGCAAAACAGGGCCGTAAGGAACGACTCGGGCTCTTTCTCATCACGCAGGATCCACAGGATATTGCTGATCCTGTCTTCAAGCAGGTGAACACGACGGTTGTCCTCAATCTCGGCGACGAAGATGCCATCCAATCCGTCAACATTCCTTCGACGCTCGAATCGAAAGTCCCGTACATGGAAAAAGGACAGATGGTCGTCTATTCGCCTGACAATTCAGAGCCAGTCGAGATCATTGGACTGTCTAACTGCGTAACGCGGCACGGAAGAGAGTAA
- a CDS encoding DNA double-strand break repair nuclease NurA, translating into MTLDPVHFKGITQLAGRIKRNVDASDHRDFAATVWDEWLDPLRNDGEIVVEPVDEQHRRMVTIEDIALSDDQFPTRHGVDSGTINPTTFKNGLVLDVAQAAMSAVPSDLELHRSRTVVMTVHSNDATVDFHDDWQMRDEGYTRERVLHAPRVSRYESAVVHELALYLAESEHACTQAEVVEDLLILDGPIYPKGLLNWSYREPELADLLVENERPRDVVENYIELVENFAKRDVPLVGFVKTPLSRSITRTVRQARGNAPWVNDAAFFSQVLGRSEQSEDSDGSDRNRDTLTFTNWFVSRGGSDRAISTLDDAFDLERELSPEEYEVTFCVMHDPRDDVIYRIEAPAVFTHDADRREKIITQVLKGVAIERGPPLAIEKADSLARISKHETQALQDSLAETLDSERDMNYDTKRSEQWGLD; encoded by the coding sequence ATGACGCTCGACCCAGTTCACTTTAAGGGAATCACGCAGCTCGCCGGTCGCATCAAGCGAAATGTCGATGCGAGCGATCATCGGGACTTCGCCGCGACCGTCTGGGACGAGTGGCTCGATCCGTTGCGAAACGATGGTGAAATTGTCGTCGAGCCGGTCGACGAGCAACATCGGCGAATGGTGACAATTGAGGACATTGCCCTCTCTGACGACCAGTTTCCGACCCGCCACGGCGTTGATTCCGGAACGATCAACCCAACGACGTTCAAGAACGGGCTCGTGCTCGATGTGGCACAAGCAGCAATGAGCGCAGTGCCTTCGGATCTCGAACTCCATCGGTCGCGGACCGTCGTCATGACGGTCCATTCGAACGACGCGACAGTCGACTTCCACGACGATTGGCAGATGCGAGACGAGGGCTACACGCGCGAGCGCGTCCTCCATGCTCCTCGTGTGAGTCGCTATGAATCCGCTGTTGTCCACGAGCTTGCGCTGTATCTCGCCGAAAGCGAGCACGCCTGCACGCAAGCAGAGGTCGTCGAGGACCTGCTGATTCTAGATGGGCCGATCTATCCCAAGGGTCTGTTGAACTGGTCGTACCGGGAACCGGAGCTTGCGGATCTTCTCGTCGAGAACGAACGCCCACGAGACGTTGTGGAAAACTACATCGAGCTTGTCGAGAACTTCGCAAAGCGCGACGTTCCGCTCGTCGGGTTCGTCAAGACACCACTCTCACGGTCGATCACGCGAACGGTTCGTCAAGCGCGAGGAAACGCTCCATGGGTGAATGACGCCGCGTTTTTCTCACAGGTGCTCGGCCGCTCCGAACAGTCCGAGGACTCCGACGGAAGCGACCGAAATCGTGATACGCTGACATTCACGAACTGGTTCGTCTCTCGTGGTGGATCTGACCGCGCGATCTCGACGCTCGACGACGCATTCGATCTCGAACGTGAACTCAGTCCAGAGGAGTACGAGGTTACCTTCTGTGTGATGCACGATCCCCGCGATGATGTCATCTACCGGATCGAAGCCCCTGCTGTCTTTACACACGATGCCGACCGACGCGAGAAAATCATCACACAAGTACTGAAGGGCGTCGCCATCGAACGAGGGCCGCCGCTCGCAATCGAAAAAGCCGACAGCTTAGCACGGATCAGCAAACACGAAACACAGGCGCTTCAGGACTCGCTTGCAGAAACGCTCGACTCAGAGCGGGATATGAACTACGACACAAAACGAAGCGAACAGTGGGGACTGGACTAG
- the gpmI gene encoding 2,3-bisphosphoglycerate-independent phosphoglycerate mutase, protein MDAALVILDGWGLGSGERDAVAAARTPNFDRIQDEGAVGTLETHGRAVGLPEGQMGNSEVGHLTIGAGRIVQQSSTRISDAIDDGTVVENEALLSAIEYAATHDGHVHFMGLVSDGGVHSAQSHLHALIECVAEHGVPAVTHAFTDGRDTPPKSGSTYLRELQAVTDDVGTGHVATVSGRYYAMDRDENWERTKRAYDAIVHREAEYTAPSAVESVERAYERGETDEYIEPTLVEREDTQLTDDDAVVFFNFRADRARQLIRLLADIRPDWPFETNPPTAHVVTMTEYDATFDLPVAFPPNEPHDTLGERVAASSRTQLRIAESEKYAHVTYFLNGGREVEFEGEIRTIVDSPDVPTYDQQPEMSALEVTDAAIEVIERDDPSLLVLNYANPDMVGHTGDYAAAIEAVEAVDEQLERLVEACHTAGAHVFLTADHGNADDMGTVDDPHTAHTLNPVPFVSSPVESDSNHAVRDNGTLADIAPTILTVMGIETPDAMTGESLLR, encoded by the coding sequence ATGGACGCGGCGCTCGTCATTCTCGATGGGTGGGGGCTCGGTTCGGGCGAACGTGACGCGGTTGCAGCCGCTCGAACGCCGAATTTCGACCGAATTCAGGACGAGGGTGCGGTCGGCACGCTCGAAACGCACGGGAGGGCCGTCGGGCTCCCCGAGGGACAGATGGGGAACAGCGAAGTCGGCCACCTCACGATCGGTGCGGGTCGGATCGTACAGCAGAGTTCGACGCGCATCTCGGATGCGATCGATGACGGAACTGTTGTCGAGAACGAGGCGCTTTTGAGCGCGATCGAGTACGCCGCGACACACGATGGACACGTTCATTTCATGGGACTGGTCAGTGACGGCGGGGTCCACTCTGCACAGTCGCATCTCCACGCACTGATCGAGTGTGTTGCCGAGCATGGAGTCCCAGCAGTCACACACGCGTTCACGGACGGACGCGATACGCCTCCAAAGAGCGGGTCGACCTATCTACGCGAGCTTCAGGCAGTCACCGACGACGTTGGAACAGGCCACGTCGCCACGGTGTCGGGGCGCTACTACGCGATGGATCGGGACGAGAACTGGGAGCGGACGAAACGCGCCTACGACGCCATCGTTCACCGCGAGGCGGAGTACACTGCTCCGAGTGCCGTCGAGAGTGTCGAGCGCGCATACGAACGCGGCGAAACGGACGAGTATATTGAGCCGACGCTCGTCGAACGCGAGGACACCCAACTGACAGACGACGACGCGGTCGTCTTCTTCAACTTTCGGGCGGATCGAGCGCGCCAACTGATCCGACTGTTGGCCGACATCCGTCCCGACTGGCCGTTTGAGACCAATCCACCGACAGCGCACGTGGTGACGATGACCGAGTACGACGCCACGTTCGATCTGCCGGTCGCCTTTCCGCCGAACGAGCCACACGATACGCTCGGTGAACGCGTCGCAGCAAGCAGTCGGACACAGCTTCGGATCGCAGAATCAGAGAAGTATGCTCACGTCACGTACTTCCTCAATGGCGGACGTGAGGTCGAGTTCGAAGGAGAGATCAGAACGATCGTCGATAGTCCCGACGTTCCAACGTACGACCAACAGCCAGAAATGAGCGCGCTCGAGGTGACGGATGCCGCTATCGAGGTCATCGAACGCGACGATCCCTCGTTACTCGTGCTCAACTACGCGAATCCGGATATGGTCGGTCACACCGGTGACTACGCGGCTGCTATCGAAGCCGTCGAAGCCGTGGACGAACAGCTAGAACGGCTCGTCGAAGCCTGCCACACCGCCGGCGCGCACGTGTTCCTCACCGCTGATCACGGCAACGCTGATGACATGGGGACAGTCGATGATCCACACACCGCACACACGCTGAACCCGGTCCCATTCGTCTCGTCACCAGTCGAGAGCGACAGCAACCACGCAGTCCGCGACAACGGAACGCTCGCTGACATCGCGCCGACGATTTTAACGGTCATGGGAATCGAGACACCCGATGCGATGACAGGGGAGTCACTACTCAGATAA